In Carya illinoinensis cultivar Pawnee chromosome 6, C.illinoinensisPawnee_v1, whole genome shotgun sequence, a single genomic region encodes these proteins:
- the LOC122313083 gene encoding dirigent protein 23-like: protein MAGTAKLAALVLLIFSLGMAMPLVHSNLEDPKEVDKWFQKLQYAKAKVSRLHFYFHDTTTGKNPSAVRVAQAPITGKSPTLFGQVNIFDDPLTEGPEPTSRLVGRAQGLYGSAGQQELGLLVAMNLVFTAGRLNASSITILGRNAALQTHREMPIIGGTGVFRLARGFAIAKTHYLNFTSAIVEYNVVAIHY, encoded by the coding sequence ATGGCAGGGACGGCAAAACTAGCAGCTCTAgttcttttgattttctcccTAGGCATGGCCATGCCACTGGTGCACAGCAACCTTGAAGACCCAAAAGAAGTGGATAAATGGTTCCAAAAACTCCAATATGCCAAAGCAAAGGTATCCCGGCTCCATTTTTACTTTCACGACACCACAACAGGTAAAAACCCCAGTGCAGTACGAGTAGCACAGGCACCAATCACTGGGAAATCACCCACCTTGTTTGGACAGGTTAACATTTTTGATGATCCGCTAACAGAAGGACCTGAACCCACCTCCAGGCTCGTGGGTCGAGCTCAGGGGCTTTATGGGTCTGCTGGCCAGCAAGAGCTAGGTCTACTGGTGGCCATGAATCTTGTTTTCACCGCTGGGAGGTTGAATGCTAGCAGCATTACCATTTTGGGCAGAAATGCAGCGTTACAAACCCATCGCGAAATGCCAATCATAGGTGGGACTGGTGTTTTCCGGTTGGCACGTGGATTTGCGATAGCAAAGACACACTATCTGAATTTTACCTCTGCTATCGTCGAGTATAATGTTGTGGCTATACATTACTGA